CTCCCGCGGCGCCACCGACCCCAGCCGGCGACGGCCGAACGCGACCAGCTCCCGCCGCAGCTGCTCGTCGGCGTCGAAGCCGGGGCGCAGCGTCACGAACGCCTTGACCAGCTCGCCGGCGACCGGGTCGGGCTTGCCGATCACCCCCGCCTCCACGACCGCCGGGTGCTCCATCAGTGCGCTCTCCACCTCGAACGGGCCGATCAGGTGCCCGGCCGACTTGATGACGTCGTCGCCGCGCCCGACGAACCAGTAGTAGCCGTCGACGTCGCGCCGGGCGAGGTCGCCGCTGCAGTACCACCCGCCGATGAAGCAGCGGCGGTAGCGCTCCTCGTCGTCGAGGTAGCCGCGGAACATCGAGGGCCACCCCGGACGCAGCGCGAGCTCGCCGACCTGCCGCGGGTCGGAGACCTCCACCACCTGCCCGTCGCTCAGCACCGGCCGGCCGTCGGTGCCGCGCTCGAGCAGGGCGACCTCCACGCCCGGCTCGGGGCGGCCCATCGAACCGGGACGCACCTCGTCGCCCGGCGCGTTGCTGACCATGATCGCGCCGGTCTCGGTCTGCCACCAGTTGTCGAGCACCGGGCGGCGGAACGTCTCCTGCGCCCAAAGCACCGCCTCCGCGTTGAGCGGCTCCCCCACGCTGGCGACGTGCCGCAGCGCGGACAGGTCGTAGCGCCCGGCGAGCTCGGCGCCCGAGCGCATCAGCATCCGCAGCGCCGTGGGGGCGGTGTACCAGACGCTGACCCGCTGGTCGGCCAGGACGCCGTACCAGCGTCGGGCGTCGAAGTCGCCGGCGTCGACGACGACGGTGGCGCCGTGGGTGAGCGGGGCGATGATGCCGTACGACGTGCCGGTCACCCAGCCCGGATCGGCCGTGCACCAGAAGACGTCGCCGCGGCGCAGCCCGAGGGCGTGGCCGGCGGTCGCGTGGTGCGCGACCACCGCGTCGTGCACGTGCAGCGCCCCCTTGGGCCGGCCGGTGGTGCCACTGGTGAAGTGCAGCAGGGCCACCGACTCCGGGTCGGTCCAGGGGATCGTGTAGTCGGCGTCGGCCGTGGCCATCAGGTCGTGCCAGGACCTGGTGCCCGGCTCGACGGTCGTCGGGTCGGCGTCCACGAGCAGCACCTCGGCGAGCTCGGGCAGCTGGTCGCGGAGCCCCGCGATCCGCCGGCGGTAGAGCTCACGGGTGGTGACCAGGACGCGGGCGCGGCCCATCAGCATCCGCTGCCGCACCGGCTCGGGTCCGAACGCGGCGAACAGCGGGCAGAACACGCTGGCGTGCTTGAGGGTGCCGAGCGCGCTGACGTGGGTCTCCCAGCCGCGGCCGAGCAACGTGAACACCGCGCCGCCCGGTTTCACCCCCAGGCCGTCGAGGACGGCGGCGAACCGGTTGGTGTGCTCGCGGAGGTCCCGGTAGGTGTGCTCCTGCACGGCGCCGTCGGCGGCGAGGCAGCGCAGCGCGACGACGTCCCCGTCCCCGTGCACCACGTGCCGGTCGACCGCCTCGTAGGCGATGTTGAGCCCACCGCCCGGAAGCCCGTCGAGCGCGGCGCGGGCGAGCGCCCAGGCCTGCGACCGGTCCGGGTGGCCGGCGCTCACGCCCGTCCCTTCGACTCCTCGGCGGTGCTCTCGTGCTCGCTGCGGCGTTCCTCCTCGGCCGCCTTGTGCGCATGGGCCGCCTCGCTGGCGAGGTAGCGGTTCAACCCCTCCCACAGCTGGGCGCGGCGGGCGCTGCGGAGTGCCCTCGACACCGGCTCGTCCATGGCTTCGCGCTGTGCCTTCAGGTTCTCCTGCTCGCTCATCGGTCCTCCTCGACAGTCCCCGACACCGCCACCCTGCCGCGGGGCGCATCCCCACCCCAGGGTCCTTGGGCCCGCGTCGCCGGGACTGCCGCACCTGGCCGTTACCTCCCGGTGCGCGCGAGTGCCCCCGGCCGTGACCTAGGGCCCTGGGGGGTCCGGCCCACGGCCGTCCACGATGGGACGGAGAGGGCACTCGGGGGCGCTTGGGGCGCCCGAGGGAAGGGGCGCGTCATGACCGACCTGGTGCACCGCCCCACGGACGACCTGGTCCATGGGCTGGAGGACGCCCCGGCGCGTGAGCCCAGCGTGGTCGGCGCCAAGGCGGCCGCGCTCGCCCGGTCCCGGCAGGCCAGGCTGCCGATCGTGCCCGGGTTCGCGCTCACCACCGAGGTGCACCGCCGGTTCCTCGCGGCCGGGCGCACGCTGCCGCCCGAGGTCGCCGCCGGTGCGCTGGACGCCTGGTCCCGGCTCACCGGGGGCGGCTCCCGTCGCGTCATCGTGCGCTCCTCCTCGACCGTCGAGGACGTCGGCGCCTCGTCGATGGCCGGACGCTTCCGCTCGGTGCTCGACGTGGACGGACCGGACGCGTTCCTCTCCGCCGTGGTGGACGTGCTGCGTTCCGGGGACGCGGTCGGCACCCCCGGAGCGCCGAGCCCGATGGGGGTGCTGGTGCAGCGGCACCTGCGTCCGGCGAAGGCCGGCGTGATGTTCGGTGTCGACCCGGTCACCGGCGACGCGCGCCGGCTGGTCGTCGAGGCCGTCACCGGCGGCCCGGACAAGCTGGTCAGCGGCAAGGTGACCGCCCAGCACTACGTGATGACCCGGCACGGACGGCTGCTCGCCATCGACCACACCCCGGTGCACGCGCTGCGACCCGTCACCCACCACCAGCGACTGCTCGGCACCACCGAGCTGGTCGCGCTGGCGCGGCTGGCCGCACGCACCCGTTCGGTGTTCGGCTCGCCGCAGGACGTCGAGTGGGCGCTGGAGGAGGACGGCCGGCTGGTGCTGCTGCAGAGCCGCCCGGTCACCGCGGTCGCCCCGACCGCCACCCACGGCCCCGTGCTCGGACCCGGGCCGCTGGCGGAGACCTTCCCCGACCCGTTGAGCCCGCTCGAGGCGGACCTGTGGGTGCAGCCGCTGCGCGAGGGCGTCTGCCGCGCCCTGGCCGAGACCGGGGCGGTCGCGGCCCGACGGCTGCGCGAGTCCCCGGTGGTCACCACCGTCGGCGGCCGGATCGCCGCGGACCTGGAGCTGTTCGGCTACGTCCACCACCGCACCGCGTGGACGGTCATCGACCCGCGCCCGGCCTTCCGCTCCCTGGGGGCGGCCTGGCGCACCGGCGTCCTGCGCGCCGAGCTGCCGCAGCGCGCGGCGGCGCTCACCGCGGAGACCGACGCGGCGCTCTCCTCCGTCGACCTCGCCGGCGAGGACCGCGCGCTGCTGGCGGTGGCCGACCAGGGGGTGGAGCTGCTGGCGCGGCTGCACCACGACGAGGTGCTGACCGGCACCCTGCTGCCGCCGGCGACCAGCACCGCGGCCGCGCTCGCGCTGCACGTCTACCACGACCTCGCGACCCGGCCGGGTCCGGAGCGCACGGACCTGTCAGCGCTGCCGACGGTGGGTCCCGGCGGCCCCGGCGGCCCCGGCGGCCCCGGCGGCCCGGGCGGCCTGGACGGCTCCGCGGACGCCGTACGCCGGCATCCGGTGCTGCTCTGCCTGGTGCCTCCGGCGGTCTTCGCCGAGCAGGCGCTGCCCCCGCCACCGGCGACCCCGCCGCGCGGGGCGCTCGAGCCGCTCGTGCCTCGGGAGGCCCTGCGGCTGCGGATCCGGTGGGTGCAGGAGCTGACCGGGCGGGTCTGTCGCGAGCTGGACCGCCGGCTCGTGGAGCGCGACGTCACGCCGTATGCCGGGGCCGTGTCGCTGCTGACCCTGCAGGAGCTGCGCACGCTCGTGACCACCGGCGCGGTGCCCTCCGGGCTGCACGACCGGCGTGCCCAGGAGCTCGCGGACGCGCTGTCTCCGCCGCTGCCCGCGGAGTTCCGCCTCGGTGCGGAAGGCGTGGTGGTGCCGCTGGCGCGGACCGGTTCGCGACCCGGGTCCGGGGTGGCGGCCGGTGGCGGCCGCGGCACCGGCACGGTCAGCCATGGCTCGGCCCGCCGGCCCCCCTCCCCCGGCGACGTCCTGGTGGTGCGCGACCTCGAGCCCGGGCTGGCGCCGTACCTGCCCGGCCTGGGAGGCCTGGTCGCGGAGACCGGCAGCACCCTGTCGCACCTGGCGATCCTGGCTCGCGAGTACGGCGTGCCGACGGTGGTCGCGGTGCACGACGCGCTGCGCCGGTTCCCCGAAGGCACCCGGCTGCTGGTCGACGGGGCGACCGGCGAGACCCGCCGCCTCGACGCGTCCGAGGACGAGGACCAGGAGGAGGAGTCGTGACCCGGCTGGTAGCGAACGCCCTGGCCTGGCTGGCCGTGCTGGCCGTGCTGGCCGTCTCCGGCGGCTACACCCTGCACTACCTGCTGAGCTGGCAGTGGGCGCGCGCCGAGATCGCCGGGATCGCGTTCGTGGCCGCGACGGTGCTCGCCTCCACCTTGCTGATCGTGCGGCGGCTGCGGCGGATCGAGTACCGGTTGGCGTTGCTGGCCGCCCCGGTGCCGGCCGCGGCCGTCGCGCCCCCGGCGCAGGTGCCGGCTGCGGGCGGGACTCCGGTCGTCGGGGGCCCGGCACCGGTCGAGCCGCGGCCGGACTTCCCCTGGCTCGCCCCGCAGCTGGGGCTGGTGCCGGCGCTCCCCCTGCTGGTGGAGGCACCCGGGGTGAGCGGCCGGGCGGTGTTCATCCCGGTCTTCCTGGCCACCGGTCTGGTGGTCAGCCTGGTCGCCTCGGCCGTCGAGCGGCTCTCCGCCCTGCGGCACGGCGAGCCGCTGCCGGCGGGCACGGCGCACCCACCGCCGTCGCTCGCGGTGCTGCGCGACCGCCCGGCCCGCGGGCTGCTGCTCGTACCGCTGGTGGGCGCG
The DNA window shown above is from Nocardioides mesophilus and carries:
- the acsA gene encoding acetate--CoA ligase — its product is MSAGHPDRSQAWALARAALDGLPGGGLNIAYEAVDRHVVHGDGDVVALRCLAADGAVQEHTYRDLREHTNRFAAVLDGLGVKPGGAVFTLLGRGWETHVSALGTLKHASVFCPLFAAFGPEPVRQRMLMGRARVLVTTRELYRRRIAGLRDQLPELAEVLLVDADPTTVEPGTRSWHDLMATADADYTIPWTDPESVALLHFTSGTTGRPKGALHVHDAVVAHHATAGHALGLRRGDVFWCTADPGWVTGTSYGIIAPLTHGATVVVDAGDFDARRWYGVLADQRVSVWYTAPTALRMLMRSGAELAGRYDLSALRHVASVGEPLNAEAVLWAQETFRRPVLDNWWQTETGAIMVSNAPGDEVRPGSMGRPEPGVEVALLERGTDGRPVLSDGQVVEVSDPRQVGELALRPGWPSMFRGYLDDEERYRRCFIGGWYCSGDLARRDVDGYYWFVGRGDDVIKSAGHLIGPFEVESALMEHPAVVEAGVIGKPDPVAGELVKAFVTLRPGFDADEQLRRELVAFGRRRLGSVAPREIVFDQHLPHTRSGKVMRRLLKARELGLPEGDVSTLERQ
- a CDS encoding PEP/pyruvate-binding domain-containing protein: MTDLVHRPTDDLVHGLEDAPAREPSVVGAKAAALARSRQARLPIVPGFALTTEVHRRFLAAGRTLPPEVAAGALDAWSRLTGGGSRRVIVRSSSTVEDVGASSMAGRFRSVLDVDGPDAFLSAVVDVLRSGDAVGTPGAPSPMGVLVQRHLRPAKAGVMFGVDPVTGDARRLVVEAVTGGPDKLVSGKVTAQHYVMTRHGRLLAIDHTPVHALRPVTHHQRLLGTTELVALARLAARTRSVFGSPQDVEWALEEDGRLVLLQSRPVTAVAPTATHGPVLGPGPLAETFPDPLSPLEADLWVQPLREGVCRALAETGAVAARRLRESPVVTTVGGRIAADLELFGYVHHRTAWTVIDPRPAFRSLGAAWRTGVLRAELPQRAAALTAETDAALSSVDLAGEDRALLAVADQGVELLARLHHDEVLTGTLLPPATSTAAALALHVYHDLATRPGPERTDLSALPTVGPGGPGGPGGPGGPGGLDGSADAVRRHPVLLCLVPPAVFAEQALPPPPATPPRGALEPLVPREALRLRIRWVQELTGRVCRELDRRLVERDVTPYAGAVSLLTLQELRTLVTTGAVPSGLHDRRAQELADALSPPLPAEFRLGAEGVVVPLARTGSRPGSGVAAGGGRGTGTVSHGSARRPPSPGDVLVVRDLEPGLAPYLPGLGGLVAETGSTLSHLAILAREYGVPTVVAVHDALRRFPEGTRLLVDGATGETRRLDASEDEDQEEES